The following proteins are co-located in the Frigidibacter mobilis genome:
- a CDS encoding phenylacetate--CoA ligase family protein produces MSDDIYQDIAQAYAAAANKAPGLKSRFTAAGFDPATVTSLADLSRLPVMKKEELLKIQRKNPPFGGFLASDLKDVGRIYVSPGPIFEPALSDGGGHGLDLLFKAAGVGPGDIILNTWMYHLVPAGLLFDEAAQAAGATVIPGGVGNTELQAQIIVETGVTSICASTAFFLTLADKVVETYGRDAWKVKTAFLGGEMGDWMAKRRRIEAEYGVSTWAAYATADLGLVAYEDGGEGYLVHPDRVVQICDPVSGEQVAHGEPGEVVVTARDATWPMIRFGTGDSAFALESNADGTVSRISALQGRVGAAVKVREIFVYPRVVEEVVIGTPGAKAAQAVVTRENDRDMIRLSLVLEDGADASAAEAAAAEIFKLHARIRADEVSIVSELPENVELIVNQKDV; encoded by the coding sequence ATGTCTGATGATATCTACCAAGATATAGCTCAAGCCTATGCCGCTGCGGCCAACAAGGCTCCTGGCCTGAAATCGCGATTTACGGCTGCCGGATTCGATCCGGCAACTGTCACATCGTTGGCGGACCTCTCGCGTCTTCCAGTGATGAAAAAAGAAGAGCTTCTGAAGATCCAGCGCAAAAATCCGCCCTTTGGCGGGTTCCTGGCTTCGGATCTGAAGGATGTCGGGCGGATCTACGTGTCCCCCGGCCCGATTTTCGAACCGGCCCTTTCGGACGGTGGCGGCCACGGCCTTGACCTGCTGTTCAAGGCGGCAGGCGTGGGGCCGGGGGATATTATCCTGAACACATGGATGTATCATCTGGTGCCCGCGGGGCTTTTGTTCGACGAAGCGGCACAGGCCGCAGGCGCCACGGTTATCCCCGGCGGCGTCGGCAATACGGAGCTTCAGGCACAGATCATCGTCGAAACCGGCGTGACTTCGATCTGCGCTTCGACCGCGTTTTTCCTGACGCTGGCGGACAAGGTGGTCGAAACCTATGGCCGCGACGCCTGGAAGGTGAAGACAGCCTTCCTCGGCGGTGAGATGGGCGACTGGATGGCCAAGCGCCGCCGGATCGAGGCCGAATACGGCGTGTCCACCTGGGCCGCCTATGCCACCGCCGATCTGGGCCTTGTCGCCTATGAGGATGGCGGCGAAGGCTACCTGGTTCATCCCGACCGCGTGGTGCAGATCTGCGATCCGGTCAGCGGCGAACAGGTCGCTCACGGGGAACCGGGCGAGGTTGTTGTGACCGCGCGCGATGCCACTTGGCCGATGATCCGGTTCGGCACCGGCGACAGCGCCTTTGCCCTGGAAAGCAACGCGGATGGCACCGTCAGCCGGATTTCAGCATTGCAGGGCCGGGTCGGGGCAGCGGTCAAAGTGCGCGAGATTTTCGTTTATCCGCGCGTGGTTGAGGAAGTTGTCATCGGCACGCCGGGCGCAAAGGCCGCGCAGGCCGTGGTAACGCGCGAGAACGATCGCGACATGATCCGCCTCTCGCTTGTGCTGGAAGACGGTGCCGACGCTTCTGCTGCGGAAGCAGCTGCCGCCGAAATCTTCAAACTGCATGCGCGAATTCGCGCCGACGAGGTGAGCATCGTTTCGGAACTACCCGAGAATGTAGAACTGATCGTCAACCAAAAAGACGTCTGA
- a CDS encoding helix-turn-helix transcriptional regulator, producing MRLFRLFRLLDIMRLRATPVTAALLAAELGVSVRSIYRDIGDLQAMGAPIRGEGGIGYVMERGYFLPSLRFEGDELDAIALGLRLVVERATNVLDGAAERAAAKLCFAVGETQKESLIDPVLDAGPARTVMSDGIPAAFSTLRASISAKEVLTIGYQNAEGRQSTRNAWPLGLTLFENAWLLTIWCETAQGFRHLRLDRIRSLSNSGRRFRTERGKRFRDAVDLEREKLAPRAPGR from the coding sequence ATGAGACTGTTTCGCCTATTCCGACTGCTCGATATCATGCGCCTGCGCGCCACGCCGGTGACGGCGGCGTTGCTGGCCGCCGAATTGGGTGTCTCGGTGCGGTCCATCTACCGGGACATTGGTGACTTGCAGGCGATGGGCGCCCCGATCCGTGGGGAGGGTGGGATTGGCTATGTCATGGAGCGGGGCTATTTCTTGCCTTCTCTCCGGTTCGAAGGCGATGAACTGGACGCGATCGCCTTGGGATTGAGGCTCGTCGTCGAGCGGGCTACAAATGTCCTGGATGGCGCGGCAGAACGCGCGGCTGCCAAACTATGCTTCGCTGTTGGTGAGACACAAAAGGAGAGCCTGATTGATCCGGTGCTGGACGCCGGTCCTGCGCGGACAGTTATGAGCGATGGGATACCGGCGGCTTTTTCCACTTTGCGTGCCTCGATTTCTGCCAAAGAAGTTCTGACAATCGGTTATCAGAATGCTGAAGGCCGTCAGTCGACCAGAAACGCGTGGCCTCTGGGGCTGACCCTGTTCGAAAACGCGTGGCTGCTAACGATCTGGTGCGAGACAGCGCAGGGCTTTCGGCACCTGCGCCTGGATCGGATCAGGTCTCTATCCAATAGCGGGAGGCGTTTCCGGACGGAACGTGGCAAGCGTTTCCGGGATGCGGTTGACCTCGAACGCGAAAAGCTTGCACCTAGGGCGCCCGGCCGATGA
- a CDS encoding YybH family protein, translating to MKLRIVGTAAMLAATLVTETNAENTMDQTRILETISAMTTAFAAGDIDGVMSTYQPTAVVVAEPGAPVAGEADLRAMFAEFIASGVSFTYGAHEVVVAGDTGLHLMSWTAPGPDGPMTALSVAVLHRQRDGSWKMVIDHPFGDGVMHRK from the coding sequence ATGAAACTTCGGATCGTGGGAACGGCAGCCATGCTTGCCGCAACGCTCGTTACAGAAACGAATGCAGAGAACACAATGGACCAGACAAGAATCCTTGAGACCATCTCGGCGATGACCACGGCTTTTGCCGCAGGGGATATCGACGGGGTAATGTCAACCTATCAGCCCACGGCAGTCGTGGTGGCTGAACCTGGAGCACCTGTCGCCGGGGAAGCGGACCTGCGCGCCATGTTCGCCGAGTTCATCGCAAGTGGCGTGAGCTTTACCTACGGTGCGCATGAGGTCGTGGTCGCGGGAGATACCGGCTTGCACCTCATGTCCTGGACTGCGCCAGGGCCTGACGGACCGATGACCGCGCTATCAGTTGCGGTGCTGCACCGCCAACGGGATGGAAGCTGGAAGATGGTCATCGACCACCCGTTTGGCGACGGCGTTATGCATCGTAAATGA
- a CDS encoding IS110 family transposase yields the protein MKVFVGLDVSLEKTAICMISEHGRILKEAQVASEPEALLRWLGGQDGTIAAVGLEAGPLSQWLHRGLAGAGQPVVLMETRQVKGALKAMPIKTDRRDAEGIARLLHLGWFRSVHCKSVSAQEVRAVLGARKAVQQGFLTLEMSLRGLLRNFGLKVGAISRGQFERRIRELAAGNPMLETATEPMLRARAALRLELAGLERRVRHLAQEDPVCQRLMTMPGIGAVVALTYRSAVDDPARFTSSKKVGPWVGLTPSRNQSGERDISGGITKAGDVNLRRALCQAATVMMHRGRATWLRTWAAKLARRRGAKRAMVALARRIAVILLRMWKDDTDFRFDTPVLYAG from the coding sequence ATGAAGGTTTTTGTCGGGCTGGATGTGTCGCTGGAGAAGACCGCGATCTGCATGATCAGCGAGCATGGGAGGATATTGAAGGAGGCGCAGGTGGCCAGCGAGCCCGAGGCGCTGTTGCGCTGGCTTGGCGGTCAGGACGGCACGATTGCTGCCGTCGGGCTCGAGGCTGGGCCGTTGTCGCAGTGGTTGCATCGCGGGCTGGCCGGGGCTGGACAGCCTGTCGTTCTGATGGAAACCCGGCAGGTGAAAGGTGCGCTGAAGGCAATGCCGATCAAGACGGATCGTCGGGATGCTGAAGGCATCGCGCGGCTGCTACACTTGGGCTGGTTCAGGTCTGTTCATTGCAAATCGGTGTCTGCACAAGAAGTCCGAGCCGTGCTCGGCGCCCGTAAGGCCGTGCAACAGGGCTTCCTCACGTTGGAAATGTCCCTGCGCGGGCTATTGCGGAACTTCGGCCTCAAGGTTGGCGCGATATCTCGCGGTCAGTTCGAGCGCCGTATCCGCGAGCTGGCGGCGGGCAACCCGATGCTGGAAACGGCAACCGAGCCCATGCTACGCGCGCGGGCCGCACTTCGGCTGGAACTGGCGGGCCTTGAGCGCCGTGTTCGCCATCTCGCGCAAGAGGATCCGGTCTGTCAGCGTCTGATGACGATGCCCGGGATCGGTGCGGTCGTGGCGCTAACCTACCGATCCGCGGTAGATGACCCCGCCCGATTCACCTCCTCAAAGAAGGTCGGGCCTTGGGTCGGTCTGACACCGTCTCGCAACCAGTCTGGCGAGCGCGACATCTCGGGCGGGATCACCAAGGCGGGCGACGTCAACCTGCGTCGTGCCCTGTGCCAGGCTGCCACCGTCATGATGCATCGCGGGCGGGCAACGTGGCTGCGAACCTGGGCGGCGAAACTCGCGCGCCGCCGGGGCGCCAAGCGCGCAATGGTTGCGCTGGCCCGACGTATCGCCGTGATCCTGCTCCGGATGTGGAAGGATGACACCGACTTCCGCTTCGATACGCCGGTGCTTTATGCCGGTTGA
- a CDS encoding IS481 family transposase: MGQVRHGSATTTHAVRAAIQRSQASLAQLSRELGINPKTVAKWRKRTTVEDMKTGPTEPRSTVLSETEEAMIVAFRRHTLLPLDDCLYALQPTVPHLTRSALHRCLQRHGISRLPDVEGDKPKRQKFKRYPIGFFHIDIAEVQTAEGKLYLFVGIDRTSKFAVAQLVATADRKTAWEFLQHMLEAVPYQVHTVLTDNGIQFTEQPRNRNTIYSRPMRFDMICEANGIEHRLTKPNHPWTNGQVERMNRTIKDATVKRFHYENHDQLRTHLADFMAAYNFARRLKTLGGLTPYEYICKIWTSEPDRFILDPIHQMPGLNN; the protein is encoded by the coding sequence TTGGGACAAGTTCGTCATGGCAGCGCCACGACCACGCACGCCGTCAGAGCAGCAATACAGCGATCGCAAGCTTCGCTCGCGCAGTTGAGCCGGGAGCTGGGCATCAATCCCAAGACCGTCGCGAAGTGGCGCAAGCGCACGACGGTCGAGGATATGAAGACCGGACCGACGGAACCGCGGTCCACCGTGCTGTCCGAGACCGAGGAGGCGATGATCGTGGCATTCCGCCGGCACACACTCCTGCCGCTGGACGATTGCCTCTATGCCCTGCAGCCGACGGTCCCGCACCTGACACGCTCAGCGCTGCACCGGTGCCTGCAGCGCCATGGCATCTCGCGCCTGCCTGATGTCGAAGGCGACAAGCCCAAGCGCCAGAAGTTCAAGCGGTATCCCATCGGCTTCTTCCACATCGACATTGCTGAAGTTCAGACCGCCGAGGGAAAGCTCTACCTGTTCGTCGGTATCGACCGAACATCCAAGTTCGCTGTCGCTCAACTCGTTGCAACTGCTGACAGAAAGACGGCCTGGGAGTTCCTGCAGCACATGCTCGAAGCCGTGCCCTACCAGGTCCACACGGTTCTTACCGATAATGGCATCCAGTTCACTGAGCAGCCCCGGAACCGGAACACCATCTACTCTCGGCCAATGCGCTTCGACATGATCTGCGAGGCCAACGGGATCGAGCATCGCCTGACCAAGCCCAACCATCCGTGGACGAACGGTCAGGTCGAGCGCATGAACCGGACGATCAAGGACGCGACGGTCAAGCGTTTCCACTACGAGAACCACGACCAGCTGCGAACGCACCTCGCCGACTTCATGGCAGCCTACAACTTCGCCCGCAGGCTCAAGACCCTCGGCGGCCTCACGCCCTACGAATACATCTGCAAAATCTGGACATCAGAGCCAGATCGATTCATCCTCGACCCGATCCACCAGATGCCGGGACTGAACAACTAG
- the tnpB gene encoding IS66 family insertion sequence element accessory protein TnpB (TnpB, as the term is used for proteins encoded by IS66 family insertion elements, is considered an accessory protein, since TnpC, encoded by a neighboring gene, is a DDE family transposase.): MISPSGDLRVYVATRPVDFRKGIDGLALAVQETLGLDPFSGAAFVFRSKRADRIKVLIWDQTGIVLVHKRLEAAKFVWPGCRTA, encoded by the coding sequence ATGATCTCGCCGAGCGGTGACCTGCGCGTCTATGTGGCCACGCGTCCTGTCGACTTCCGCAAGGGCATAGACGGGCTGGCGCTGGCTGTTCAGGAGACACTCGGCTTGGACCCGTTCAGTGGCGCGGCCTTCGTGTTCCGATCCAAACGCGCGGACCGGATCAAGGTGCTGATCTGGGATCAGACCGGCATCGTCCTGGTTCACAAGCGTCTCGAGGCGGCAAAGTTCGTCTGGCCCGGGTGCAGGACGGCGTGA
- the tnpA gene encoding IS66-like element accessory protein TnpA: MGGYLDGSTDGYAGTIEVLEGRSGRRLRSEAERARMGAESLVPGAKVADIARRHGVTRWQVYDWRNKLRAGQLALAAETAEEPMFAALLVEPEAPPAPPRRSRPARSEIRPCRIELEVDGVILRVRSDIDELQLSRTIRAIRSASQ; the protein is encoded by the coding sequence ATGGGCGGCTATTTGGACGGCTCGACGGACGGCTACGCGGGTACCATCGAGGTTTTGGAGGGGCGGTCCGGCCGCCGGCTTCGGAGCGAGGCGGAACGGGCACGGATGGGCGCGGAGAGCCTGGTGCCGGGAGCGAAGGTTGCGGATATCGCCAGGCGGCATGGTGTGACGCGTTGGCAGGTTTACGACTGGCGCAACAAGCTTCGGGCCGGGCAACTGGCGCTGGCGGCCGAGACGGCGGAGGAGCCGATGTTCGCGGCGCTTTTGGTCGAGCCGGAGGCACCGCCCGCACCGCCCCGTCGCAGCCGTCCGGCGCGAAGCGAGATCAGACCCTGCCGGATTGAGCTGGAGGTGGATGGGGTCATCTTGCGGGTGCGATCCGACATTGATGAGCTGCAGCTGTCCCGTACGATCCGGGCGATCCGATCGGCCTCGCAATGA
- a CDS encoding MBL fold metallo-hydrolase encodes MGAKPPGILLTHHHSDHFGAAPSLRERTEAPVYVSRAFPDDAFRPDRYLEDGQVIAGLTVLHTPGHASDHLCFARPDGVLFTGDHVMSWNSSIVSPP; translated from the coding sequence TTGGGGGCCAAACCACCCGGGATTTTGCTCACACACCACCATTCTGATCATTTCGGAGCCGCCCCATCCCTCCGCGAAAGGACAGAGGCGCCTGTTTATGTCTCGCGGGCGTTCCCTGACGATGCATTTCGACCTGACCGGTATCTGGAGGACGGACAGGTCATCGCCGGTCTTACCGTCCTGCATACACCCGGTCACGCGAGCGATCACCTTTGTTTCGCGAGACCTGACGGAGTGCTCTTCACGGGCGACCACGTTATGAGTTGGAACAGTTCGATCGTCAGCCCCCCCTGA
- a CDS encoding biotin transporter BioY, with protein MSLLSKKSTIYRNKDEKDESGNHSKPISRKTDPRDLDNTRRHNSSGTIRQNRGAVLPCSHVYTNPGCLGSGPFPGPVRSSLVVVAYLFEGLLGLPVFAGTPPAPAGLTYIAGPTGGYLVGFALAAAAAGWVVQALEGLRPSFRASVAVFLGSILMYCAGLFWLGGFVGYGEKLLNAGLYPFLIGI; from the coding sequence GTGAGCTTACTATCCAAAAAATCAACAATCTACAGAAACAAGGACGAAAAAGATGAATCTGGAAACCACTCAAAGCCAATCAGTCGCAAGACTGACCCGAGAGATCTCGATAATACTCGTCGGCACAATTCTTCTGGCACTATCCGCCAAAATCGTGGTGCCGTTCTACCCTGTTCCCATGTCTACACAAACCCTGGTTGTCTTGGGTCTGGGCCTTTTCCTGGGCCGGTGCGCAGTAGTCTTGTTGTCGTGGCATACCTTTTCGAAGGTCTGCTTGGCCTGCCGGTGTTCGCAGGCACACCTCCGGCGCCGGCCGGACTGACGTATATTGCGGGTCCCACAGGCGGATACCTGGTAGGCTTCGCACTTGCAGCGGCCGCTGCCGGTTGGGTTGTTCAAGCACTGGAAGGACTTCGGCCTTCATTCAGAGCATCTGTCGCGGTCTTTTTGGGCTCGATACTCATGTATTGCGCAGGGCTGTTCTGGTTGGGTGGCTTTGTCGGTTATGGCGAGAAATTGCTGAACGCCGGGCTTTACCCGTTCCTGATCGGGATTTGA
- a CDS encoding acyl-CoA dehydrogenase family protein: MTRQDNITAASGLFNEDLEMIRNQLRRFIETEVTAKAEPWEEEGMVPRDVLRRMGDLGVLGMRYDEQYGGAGLDVMSSVVLAEEVGRSTFGGFSATVLVHTDMASPHLENAGTPEQKARWMPSITSGEMITAVAVTEPGAGSDVAGMRSRAVRDGSDWVLNGTKMFITNGVHGDLYFVGAKTDPDAKGSRGITMFAVEKGTPGFSVGRALNKTGWLCSDTAELIFEDVRIPAENVLGEVNRGFYSVMKNFQNERIVLGAMACAEAQTALDMTVDYVKQRRAFGGVLWDKQAVRQRLADCQTRIAAGRQLVYHAAGLDAAGGDCVKEVSMVKAYCGELVNSVLYDCVQFHGGMGYMRETPVERMSRDARVQAIGGGASEVMLEEVAKRM, translated from the coding sequence ATGACCAGACAAGACAACATCACCGCGGCCTCCGGCCTGTTCAACGAAGACCTCGAGATGATCCGCAACCAGCTGCGCCGGTTCATCGAAACCGAGGTGACCGCCAAGGCCGAGCCCTGGGAAGAGGAGGGCATGGTGCCCCGCGACGTGCTGCGCCGGATGGGTGATCTCGGCGTTCTGGGGATGCGCTATGACGAACAGTATGGCGGCGCGGGGCTGGACGTGATGTCCAGCGTGGTTCTGGCCGAAGAGGTCGGGCGATCCACCTTCGGCGGATTCTCGGCCACGGTTCTGGTCCACACCGACATGGCGTCGCCGCATCTGGAAAACGCCGGCACGCCCGAACAGAAGGCGCGCTGGATGCCGTCGATCACCTCGGGCGAAATGATCACCGCCGTTGCTGTGACCGAACCGGGCGCGGGCTCGGACGTGGCGGGCATGCGCTCCCGCGCGGTGCGGGACGGGTCGGATTGGGTGCTGAACGGCACCAAGATGTTCATCACCAACGGCGTGCATGGCGATCTCTACTTTGTCGGTGCCAAGACCGATCCCGATGCCAAGGGCTCGCGCGGGATCACCATGTTTGCGGTCGAAAAAGGCACGCCGGGCTTTTCGGTCGGACGGGCGTTGAACAAGACCGGCTGGCTGTGCTCGGACACTGCCGAACTGATCTTCGAAGATGTCCGCATCCCGGCCGAAAACGTCTTGGGCGAGGTCAACCGCGGTTTCTATTCGGTAATGAAGAACTTCCAGAACGAACGCATTGTGCTGGGTGCGATGGCCTGTGCCGAAGCGCAAACCGCGCTGGACATGACCGTGGATTATGTCAAGCAGCGCAGGGCCTTTGGCGGCGTTCTGTGGGACAAGCAGGCCGTGCGCCAACGGCTGGCCGACTGTCAGACGCGGATCGCTGCAGGACGTCAGCTGGTCTATCACGCCGCCGGTCTGGATGCCGCGGGCGGTGACTGCGTGAAAGAGGTCTCGATGGTCAAAGCCTATTGCGGCGAACTGGTGAACAGCGTGCTTTATGACTGCGTCCAGTTTCACGGCGGCATGGGTTATATGCGCGAAACACCGGTGGAACGCATGTCACGCGATGCCCGTGTGCAGGCCATCGGCGGCGGGGCGAGCGAAGTCATGTTGGAAGAAGTCGCCAAGCGCATGTGA